Proteins found in one Deltaproteobacteria bacterium genomic segment:
- a CDS encoding glycoside hydrolase family 15 protein, with product MASRIEDYGIIGNLRTAALISRSGSVDWMCAPHFDSDACFSSLIGYDEHGCYAIRPTVPTREVRQQYQGDTLVLSTEYECDVGAVRVTDFMPINDARCDLIRRVEGMRGEVPLELVVNPQFGYGANQPWVRGDAHTTTFVTGPDAIRFHSTVDTRPGEKHLRAYFSVRAGEKVDFQLTWHDSYKPAPPLLDVDAELEGTLRYWQEWANRCQYKGRYRDAVLRSLLTLKSLTYAPTGAVIAAPTASLPEEIGGVRNWDYRFCWLRDTTLTLHALIFGGYVDEATAFRDWLLRTVAGAPEEVQIMYSIHGGRRLTEYELPWLPGYEGSKPVRVGNAASEQFQLDIFGETVSALLHARRSGMGEGIGAWTPGLRLVRHLERVWQYPDEGIWEVRGGQKHFTYSKVMAWVAVNAFIGLVEEFHAGGADGRELLPRMRALRERIHEEVCERGFNPHVQAFTQYYGSETLDASVLLIPQVGFLPASDPRVKSTVAAIEKKLLRDGFVLRYETANGVDGLAGSEGAFLACSFWLGDNYALAGRMDEAEAMFDRLLGLRNHLGLLAEEYEPRLQRQIGNFPQGFSHLALINSAMVLDSPDRATLRSPEGEPAVIH from the coding sequence ATGGCGTCGCGAATCGAGGACTACGGAATCATCGGCAACCTCCGCACGGCGGCGCTCATCTCACGCTCCGGTTCCGTGGACTGGATGTGCGCGCCGCACTTCGACTCCGACGCCTGCTTCAGCTCGCTCATCGGCTACGACGAGCACGGCTGCTACGCCATCCGCCCCACCGTGCCCACCCGCGAGGTGCGCCAGCAGTACCAGGGCGACACCCTGGTACTCAGCACCGAGTACGAGTGCGATGTCGGCGCGGTGCGGGTCACCGACTTCATGCCCATCAACGACGCGCGGTGCGATCTCATCCGCCGCGTCGAGGGCATGCGCGGCGAGGTCCCGCTGGAGCTGGTGGTCAACCCCCAGTTCGGCTACGGCGCCAATCAGCCCTGGGTGCGCGGCGACGCGCACACCACCACCTTCGTCACCGGCCCGGACGCCATCCGGTTCCACAGCACCGTCGACACCCGGCCCGGCGAGAAGCACCTGCGCGCCTACTTCAGCGTGCGCGCCGGCGAGAAGGTGGACTTCCAGCTGACCTGGCATGACTCGTACAAGCCCGCGCCGCCGCTGCTCGACGTGGACGCAGAGCTCGAGGGCACGCTGCGGTACTGGCAAGAGTGGGCGAACCGGTGCCAGTACAAGGGCCGCTACCGCGACGCGGTGCTGCGCTCCCTGCTCACCCTGAAGTCGCTGACCTACGCGCCCACCGGCGCCGTCATCGCCGCGCCCACCGCCTCGCTGCCCGAGGAGATCGGCGGCGTGCGCAACTGGGACTACCGGTTCTGCTGGCTGCGCGACACCACCCTCACCCTGCACGCGCTCATCTTCGGCGGCTACGTCGACGAGGCCACGGCCTTCCGCGACTGGCTCTTGCGCACCGTCGCGGGCGCCCCCGAGGAAGTGCAGATCATGTACAGCATCCATGGCGGGCGGCGGCTCACCGAGTACGAGCTCCCCTGGCTGCCGGGCTATGAAGGCTCCAAGCCCGTGCGCGTGGGCAACGCCGCCTCGGAGCAGTTCCAGCTCGACATCTTCGGGGAGACGGTGAGCGCGCTGCTGCACGCGCGGCGGAGCGGCATGGGCGAAGGCATCGGCGCGTGGACGCCCGGCCTGCGGTTGGTGCGTCACCTGGAGCGCGTGTGGCAGTACCCGGATGAGGGCATCTGGGAGGTCCGCGGCGGACAGAAGCACTTCACCTACTCCAAGGTGATGGCCTGGGTGGCGGTGAACGCGTTCATCGGGCTGGTGGAGGAGTTCCACGCCGGCGGCGCCGACGGCCGCGAGCTCCTTCCGCGCATGCGCGCCCTGCGCGAGCGCATCCACGAGGAGGTGTGCGAGCGCGGCTTCAACCCGCACGTGCAGGCCTTCACGCAGTACTACGGGAGCGAGACCCTCGACGCGAGCGTGCTGCTCATCCCCCAGGTCGGCTTCTTGCCCGCCTCGGACCCGCGCGTGAAGAGCACGGTGGCCGCCATCGAGAAGAAGCTGCTCCGCGACGGCTTCGTGCTGCGCTACGAGACCGCGAATGGCGTCGACGGCCTCGCCGGCAGCGAGGGCGCGTTCCTGGCCTGCAGCTTCTGGCTCGGCGACAACTATGCCCTCGCCGGACGCATGGACGAGGCGGAGGCGATGTTCGACCGGCTGCTCGGGCTGCGCAACCACCTGGGCCTCTTGGCCGAGGAGTACGAGCCGCGGCTGCAGCGGCAGATCGGCAACTTCCCCCAGGGCTTCTCTCACCTGGCGCTCATCAACTCGGCGATGGTGCTGGACAGCCCGGACCGGGCAACGCTCCGGTCGCCGGAAGGTGAGCCGGCCGTCATCCACTGA
- a CDS encoding phosphatidate cytidylyltransferase, translating to MTGARSLHLVSPPPKVLPPSREDARRNLIARLVSAALLLPPVAVIVALGSWPFALLCALAAAGCTAELLAMPDGRVHPVDAYPVMLSAALALGLARGGGAWLAPGLVAATLGLLVVHVASTRPVEARRRSASLAALAWLAFALPLALLGSLRLEHGGGAVALALGVAWCNDAGAFFVGRSLGKSKLAPALSPAKTWEGFWGGLVAGIAGTFAVRALFLPTMGVRETLVVGLGAGLLGPLGDLAIAMLKRSFGLKDSSPVIPGHGGLLDRLASLLAIAPWTWLVLQVWPPS from the coding sequence ATGACCGGCGCGCGCTCGCTCCACCTCGTCTCGCCGCCGCCAAAGGTGCTGCCTCCCTCGCGCGAGGACGCGCGCCGCAACCTCATCGCCCGGCTGGTGAGCGCGGCGCTGCTCTTGCCGCCCGTGGCCGTCATCGTGGCGCTGGGGAGCTGGCCGTTCGCCTTGCTGTGCGCGCTCGCCGCCGCGGGCTGCACCGCGGAGCTCCTGGCCATGCCCGACGGCCGGGTGCATCCGGTCGACGCATACCCGGTCATGCTCTCCGCGGCGCTCGCGCTGGGCCTGGCGCGTGGCGGCGGGGCTTGGCTCGCGCCCGGACTGGTGGCGGCCACGCTCGGTCTGCTGGTCGTGCACGTGGCCTCGACGCGCCCCGTGGAAGCGCGGAGGCGGAGCGCGTCGCTCGCGGCGCTGGCGTGGCTGGCGTTCGCGCTGCCCCTCGCGTTGCTGGGATCGCTGCGGCTGGAGCACGGCGGCGGGGCGGTGGCGCTCGCGCTGGGCGTGGCGTGGTGCAACGACGCGGGCGCGTTCTTCGTGGGCCGCTCGCTCGGCAAGTCCAAGCTCGCGCCGGCGCTCTCCCCTGCGAAGACCTGGGAAGGCTTCTGGGGCGGGCTCGTCGCGGGCATCGCGGGCACATTCGCTGTCCGGGCGTTGTTCCTGCCGACGATGGGCGTGCGCGAGACGCTGGTGGTCGGGCTCGGCGCCGGGCTCCTGGGACCGCTGGGCGATCTCGCGATCGCGATGTTGAAGCGCTCGTTCGGCTTGAAGGACAGCAGCCCCGTCATTCCCGGCCACGGTGGACTGCTGGACCGGCTCGCGTCGCTGCTGGCGATCGCGCCGTGGACCTGGTTGGTTCTCCAGGTCTGGCCACCGAGCTGA
- a CDS encoding DUF488 family protein: MLRIKRVYEPVSRADGRRVLVERLWPRGMTKDDAHLDAWNREVAPTGALRTWYGHDVEKWPEFKERYQTELAKRPETWKPLVEAARSKSVTLLFSARDAEHSSAQVLRGFLLRHGAARRSVRTVSRRPARRPAPGR, from the coding sequence ATGCTGCGCATCAAGCGGGTGTACGAGCCGGTGAGCCGCGCCGATGGTCGCCGCGTGTTGGTGGAGCGCCTCTGGCCGCGGGGCATGACCAAGGACGACGCCCACCTCGACGCCTGGAACCGCGAGGTCGCGCCCACCGGCGCCCTGCGCACCTGGTACGGGCACGACGTGGAGAAGTGGCCCGAGTTCAAGGAGCGCTACCAGACCGAGCTCGCGAAGCGGCCCGAGACCTGGAAGCCGCTGGTGGAGGCGGCGCGGAGCAAGTCGGTGACGCTGCTCTTCAGCGCGCGCGACGCCGAGCACTCCAGCGCCCAGGTGCTGCGCGGCTTCCTGCTGCGCCATGGGGCGGCGCGGCGCAGCGTCAGAACCGTGTCTCGGCGGCCAGCCCGGCGCCCGGCCCCGGGCCGATGA
- a CDS encoding pirin family protein — MSWLDTNDPACSERDVAAELEVEIQARPRKIGALSVGRVLPAPARRMVGPVCFLDHMGHEAPATQRVDIAPHPHIGLSTVTYLFDGAMEHRDSLGSHQVIVPGDINWMTAGRGVVHSERSPREGTVALRGVQLWVALPKSREDDAPAFEHSPGAQLPRFEENGAAVRLLIGEYRGLRSPVKASSPMLYADAQLSAGAKFRLAKEHVERAAYVVEGQIHAAGRTFGVGTLAVFARGTEPLLSADAPARVLLLGGEPLDGPRHIWWNFVSSSQEKIVDAAHAWAAQEFPVVPGDEHERVPAPGEPKFR; from the coding sequence ATGAGCTGGCTGGACACGAACGATCCCGCCTGCAGCGAGCGCGATGTCGCCGCTGAGCTGGAGGTGGAGATCCAGGCGCGGCCGCGGAAGATCGGCGCGCTCAGCGTGGGCCGGGTGTTGCCGGCGCCGGCGCGGCGGATGGTGGGCCCGGTGTGCTTCCTCGATCACATGGGCCACGAGGCGCCGGCGACCCAGCGCGTGGACATCGCGCCGCACCCGCACATCGGCCTCTCCACCGTGACCTACCTGTTCGACGGCGCCATGGAGCACCGCGACAGCCTCGGCTCGCACCAGGTCATCGTGCCCGGCGACATCAACTGGATGACCGCGGGCCGCGGCGTGGTGCACTCCGAGCGCTCGCCGCGCGAGGGCACGGTCGCGCTGCGCGGCGTTCAGCTCTGGGTGGCGCTGCCGAAGTCGCGCGAGGACGACGCGCCCGCGTTCGAGCACAGCCCCGGCGCGCAGCTGCCGCGCTTCGAGGAGAACGGCGCGGCGGTGCGGCTGCTCATCGGCGAGTACCGCGGGCTGCGCTCGCCCGTGAAGGCCTCGTCGCCCATGCTCTACGCCGACGCGCAGCTCTCCGCGGGCGCCAAATTCCGGCTCGCAAAGGAGCACGTGGAGCGCGCAGCGTACGTTGTCGAAGGCCAGATCCACGCGGCGGGTCGGACGTTCGGCGTGGGCACGCTCGCGGTGTTCGCGCGCGGTACTGAGCCGTTGCTCAGCGCCGACGCGCCCGCGCGCGTGCTGCTCCTCGGTGGCGAGCCGCTCGACGGCCCGCGCCACATCTGGTGGAACTTCGTCTCCAGCTCGCAGGAGAAGATCGTCGACGCCGCGCATGCGTGGGCAGCGCAAGAGTTCCCGGTCGTCCCGGGCGACGAGCACGAGCGCGTGCCGGCTCCAGGCGAGCCGAAGTTTCGTTGA
- a CDS encoding DUF1211 domain-containing protein: MALHYNQIAAGSTDRLAGLSDGLFGVAMTLLVLDLHLPQVGTVHDEHALIQHLGELAPRALIYLMSFLTLGIFWVGQQTQINQLDHADRNLTWIHLLFLFAVTLVPFSTKLLASFPLYRTSVVVYWLNIALLGLFVLWSWLYAVIDKCLKPDVKPETSRAICRRLIHAQLWYAGGAALCIVDTRLSIVMLVLVQLNFAVRPLLRRVRHV; encoded by the coding sequence ATGGCGCTCCACTACAACCAGATCGCCGCGGGCAGCACCGACCGCCTCGCAGGCCTGAGCGACGGCCTCTTTGGCGTGGCCATGACGCTGCTGGTGCTCGATCTTCATCTCCCCCAGGTCGGCACGGTCCACGACGAGCACGCGCTCATCCAGCATCTGGGCGAGCTCGCGCCGCGCGCGCTCATCTATCTGATGAGCTTTCTGACCCTGGGCATCTTCTGGGTCGGCCAGCAGACGCAGATCAACCAGCTCGACCACGCCGATCGAAACCTCACCTGGATCCACCTGCTCTTCCTCTTCGCGGTCACGCTGGTGCCGTTCTCCACCAAGCTGCTGGCGTCGTTTCCGCTCTACCGGACGTCGGTGGTCGTCTACTGGCTGAACATCGCGTTGCTGGGCCTCTTCGTGCTCTGGAGCTGGCTGTACGCGGTCATCGACAAGTGCCTCAAGCCGGACGTCAAGCCCGAGACCTCGCGCGCAATCTGCCGGCGCCTCATCCACGCGCAGCTCTGGTACGCGGGCGGGGCGGCGCTGTGCATCGTGGACACGCGCCTGAGCATCGTGATGCTGGTGCTGGTGCAGCTCAACTTTGCGGTTCGGCCGCTGCTGCGGCGCGTGCGGCACGTGTGA
- a CDS encoding phosphatase PAP2 family protein: MLAPLLVAMLAAAPASPTDGTVLAPSLPAFGADAAAVLAWPLQLQAPQWVALGAAAAGTGLLLRYDVQLYAALHRDVRWTFRGNNVFNATLYLGDGLVDLGVVSAFAVGDARSRRVALEGVEALAAVALTSTTAKHLFRVDRPETDPWHKHYFKGLGEDAFPSGHTMSAFATATVVSLEYPAAAPLAYPAATLVGLSVIERGWHWPSDVLAGAALGSCIGYAARAVNRTRWVIGPGPGAGLAAETRF, encoded by the coding sequence ATGCTCGCCCCGCTCCTCGTGGCCATGCTCGCCGCTGCGCCTGCCTCGCCGACCGACGGGACGGTGCTCGCGCCCAGCCTTCCCGCCTTCGGCGCCGACGCGGCCGCCGTGCTCGCCTGGCCGCTTCAGCTCCAGGCGCCGCAGTGGGTGGCGCTCGGCGCCGCCGCTGCGGGCACGGGGCTGCTCCTGCGTTACGACGTGCAGCTCTACGCCGCGCTCCACCGCGACGTGCGCTGGACCTTTCGCGGCAACAACGTCTTCAACGCCACGCTCTACCTGGGCGACGGGCTGGTGGACCTCGGCGTGGTGAGCGCGTTCGCGGTGGGCGACGCGCGCTCGCGACGCGTGGCTCTCGAGGGCGTGGAGGCGCTCGCCGCGGTGGCGTTGACCAGCACCACGGCCAAGCACCTGTTCCGCGTGGACCGTCCCGAGACCGATCCCTGGCACAAGCACTACTTCAAGGGCCTCGGCGAGGACGCGTTTCCCTCGGGGCACACCATGAGCGCCTTCGCCACGGCGACGGTGGTGAGCCTGGAGTACCCGGCCGCGGCGCCGCTCGCCTACCCCGCGGCCACGCTGGTGGGGCTCTCGGTGATCGAGCGCGGCTGGCACTGGCCGAGCGACGTCCTCGCGGGCGCGGCGCTGGGCTCGTGCATCGGCTACGCCGCGCGCGCCGTGAACCGCACGCGCTGGGTCATCGGCCCGGGGCCGGGCGCCGGGCTGGCCGCCGAGACACGGTTCTGA
- a CDS encoding zinc ribbon domain-containing protein yields the protein MTEPCPTCGTRLINNRCPRCIPLVRAEDEPEAEPSQADQTVRNLPRMAAPTTDADADAATGRPPSQRSSAGMRELSDPGKRQRSSAGMKELPDPGRRRAPGERSSAGMRELSDPGKPRKKAWSRGEDDEGAKGGEKVDKNRRDGWYELAENEKKADVAKAPTRDDGTPLPPRPLGPASRVDYALVVLLVGFGNIALFALGAPPGPSAIAACMAPLAVGFVSLVWMRGGRLLLFAVALLQIAAAGTRLMQAQGMASFSVAAAEIICAAAIIGVATAGSRGLLRAALAMAALASGAKVTVVHRHIPPANATAEAAQPRP from the coding sequence ATGACGGAACCCTGTCCCACCTGCGGAACGCGGCTCATCAACAACCGCTGCCCGCGGTGTATCCCGCTCGTGCGCGCCGAGGACGAGCCCGAGGCCGAGCCGTCCCAGGCCGATCAAACCGTCCGCAACCTGCCGCGCATGGCGGCGCCCACCACCGATGCGGACGCCGACGCTGCAACGGGTCGCCCGCCATCCCAGCGCAGCTCCGCGGGCATGCGCGAGCTCAGCGATCCGGGCAAGCGCCAGCGCAGCTCCGCGGGCATGAAGGAGCTTCCCGATCCGGGCAGGCGCCGCGCCCCGGGCGAGCGCAGCTCCGCGGGCATGCGCGAGCTCAGCGATCCCGGCAAGCCGCGCAAGAAGGCCTGGTCGCGCGGCGAGGACGACGAAGGCGCCAAGGGCGGCGAGAAGGTCGACAAGAACCGCCGCGACGGCTGGTACGAGCTCGCAGAGAACGAGAAGAAGGCGGACGTGGCCAAGGCGCCCACCCGCGACGACGGCACGCCGCTCCCACCCAGACCGCTTGGACCCGCAAGCCGCGTGGACTACGCGCTGGTGGTGCTGCTGGTGGGCTTCGGCAACATCGCGCTCTTCGCGCTGGGTGCGCCGCCGGGGCCGAGCGCCATCGCCGCGTGCATGGCGCCGCTGGCCGTGGGCTTCGTGTCGCTGGTGTGGATGCGCGGCGGACGCTTGCTGCTCTTCGCCGTGGCGCTCCTGCAGATCGCGGCGGCAGGCACCCGGCTCATGCAAGCGCAGGGCATGGCCTCGTTCAGCGTCGCGGCGGCGGAGATCATCTGTGCAGCCGCGATCATCGGTGTCGCGACGGCGGGCTCGCGGGGCCTCTTGCGCGCGGCGCTGGCGATGGCCGCGCTGGCGAGCGGCGCCAAGGTGACGGTGGTGCACCGGCACATTCCGCCGGCCAACGCGACCGCCGAGGCTGCGCAGCCGCGGCCGTAG